A genomic window from Thioalkalivibrio sp. ALJ12 includes:
- the mutL gene encoding DNA mismatch repair endonuclease MutL, producing the protein MSIEKLSEQLINQIAAGEVVERPASVVKELVENALDAGSTRIEIRLEQGGIRLIQISDNGCGIHRDELPLALSRHATSKIRSMEDLEALHTLGFRGEALPSIASVSRLSMTSAVEGERNGWRLTGDGSDVFREAAPAAHPVGTTVEVRDLFFNVPARRKFVRTERTEFNHCETVIRTQAAACPEVAFILRHNDRVVLDLPAAADPAQRVRALLGEAFMDAATPVDEQRAGLKLSGWLGAPTQSRAQPDQQFFFVNGRAIRDRVLAAAVRKAYQDVLYHGRHPMFVLELELDPVQVDVNAHPTKQEVRFRESRMVHDFIFHALHKALADVRPGDGGMPGHLPPVTGAARPSQEQAAPGFPRERALSGLGVPEYRAEARSPAAGSGDRREYASGTSSEYAAAWAEFRGPAAVAEPAPRAFEAAARADEDAGTEGTPPLGFALGQVAETFILAENASGLIVVDMHAAHERITYERLKREWGSQGITSQPLLVPETLDVTPTEAALAEEHAGVLGALGFELDRSGPEALTLRAAPALLRGRDTAQLVRDVLADLAAVGYSHRAEGEMNAVLGTMACHGSVRAGRRLTLPEMNQLLRDMEATERSGQCNHGRPTWVELDHQALDRLFLRGR; encoded by the coding sequence GTGTCCATCGAGAAACTCTCCGAGCAACTGATCAACCAGATCGCAGCAGGCGAGGTGGTCGAGCGCCCGGCCTCGGTGGTCAAGGAGCTGGTGGAGAATGCCCTGGACGCGGGTTCGACCCGCATCGAGATCCGTCTGGAGCAGGGCGGCATCCGTCTGATCCAGATCAGCGACAATGGTTGCGGCATCCATCGCGACGAGCTCCCGCTGGCACTGTCACGCCACGCGACCAGCAAGATCCGCTCGATGGAGGACCTCGAGGCCCTGCACACCCTCGGCTTTCGTGGCGAGGCACTGCCGTCGATCGCATCCGTCTCGCGCCTGTCCATGACCTCGGCGGTGGAGGGCGAGCGCAATGGCTGGCGTCTGACCGGGGATGGTTCGGATGTCTTTCGCGAGGCGGCCCCTGCCGCGCACCCGGTGGGCACGACGGTCGAGGTGCGGGACCTGTTCTTCAATGTCCCCGCAAGGCGCAAGTTCGTGCGCACCGAGCGCACCGAGTTCAACCACTGCGAGACCGTCATCCGTACCCAGGCGGCGGCCTGCCCGGAGGTCGCCTTCATCCTGCGCCACAACGATCGTGTGGTGTTGGACCTGCCCGCCGCAGCGGACCCTGCCCAGCGCGTGCGTGCCCTGCTGGGCGAGGCCTTTATGGACGCGGCGACGCCGGTGGACGAGCAGCGCGCCGGCCTCAAGCTTTCGGGCTGGCTGGGCGCCCCGACCCAGTCCCGGGCCCAGCCCGATCAGCAGTTCTTCTTCGTTAATGGCCGCGCGATTCGCGACCGCGTGCTGGCGGCAGCCGTGCGCAAGGCCTATCAGGACGTGCTCTACCACGGGCGTCACCCGATGTTCGTGCTGGAGCTCGAACTGGACCCCGTGCAGGTCGACGTGAACGCCCACCCCACCAAGCAGGAGGTGCGTTTTCGCGAGTCGCGGATGGTGCACGACTTCATCTTTCATGCCCTGCACAAGGCGCTGGCGGATGTGCGTCCCGGGGATGGCGGGATGCCCGGGCATCTGCCGCCCGTGACCGGGGCCGCGCGGCCGTCACAGGAGCAGGCTGCGCCGGGGTTCCCACGCGAGCGGGCGCTGAGCGGACTGGGGGTGCCCGAGTACCGCGCCGAAGCCCGGTCGCCTGCGGCCGGGTCGGGTGACCGCCGCGAGTATGCGTCTGGAACATCATCGGAGTATGCGGCAGCCTGGGCCGAGTTCCGCGGGCCAGCCGCGGTGGCCGAGCCCGCGCCCCGGGCATTCGAGGCGGCCGCCCGCGCGGATGAGGACGCTGGCACGGAAGGCACGCCCCCGCTGGGCTTCGCGCTGGGGCAGGTCGCGGAGACCTTTATCCTCGCGGAGAATGCAAGCGGCCTGATCGTGGTCGACATGCATGCGGCCCACGAGCGCATTACCTACGAGCGGCTCAAGCGCGAATGGGGTTCGCAGGGCATTACCTCGCAACCCCTGCTGGTACCGGAGACGCTGGACGTGACGCCCACCGAGGCCGCGCTGGCCGAAGAGCATGCCGGTGTGCTGGGTGCTTTGGGTTTCGAACTGGATCGGTCGGGGCCGGAGGCGCTGACCCTGCGCGCGGCCCCGGCGCTGCTGCGCGGGCGTGACACGGCCCAGCTGGTGCGCGATGTGCTCGCGGACCTCGCGGCCGTCGGCTACAGCCACCGCGCCGAGGGCGAGATGAATGCCGTGCTCGGCACCATGGCCTGCCACGGCTCGGTGCGCGCCGGGCGTCGTCTGACGCTCCCGGAGATGAACCAGCTGCTGCGCGACATGGAGGCGACCGAACGCTCCGGGCAATGCAATCATGGCCGCCCGACCTGGGTGGAGCTCGATCACCAGGCGCTGGATCGCTTGTTTCTGCGAGGCCGCTAG
- the miaA gene encoding tRNA (adenosine(37)-N6)-dimethylallyltransferase MiaA: MDAFGPGRPPVVILAGPTASGKTALSLALAEALEGEIVSVDSALVYRGMDIGTAKPTAEERARVPHHLLDIRDPEDTYSAADFARDAREAIAGIHARGRVALLVGGTLLYLRALLDGFDEIPEVPDAVRERVRARLDVEGGLALHRELVKVDPEAAARIHPNDPQRILRALEVFEATGRPLSSFQQGAAARVPDGWVSLALWPEDRDVLRDRIARRFDAMLEAGFVDELMALQQRPGLTAEHPSQRAVGYRQGWQWLAGELDFAQFRERAIAATRQLAKRQLTGLRRFPLHARLNAATIDRSEVLNVIRRADFQ, encoded by the coding sequence ATGGACGCATTCGGACCCGGCCGCCCGCCGGTGGTGATCCTGGCCGGACCGACGGCCTCGGGCAAGACCGCTTTGTCGCTGGCGCTTGCCGAGGCGCTGGAGGGCGAGATCGTCAGCGTCGACTCCGCGCTGGTCTATCGCGGCATGGATATCGGCACCGCGAAACCGACTGCGGAGGAGCGCGCCCGCGTGCCGCACCATCTGCTGGATATCCGCGATCCGGAGGACACTTACAGTGCCGCCGACTTCGCGCGCGACGCCCGGGAGGCGATCGCCGGGATCCACGCGCGTGGCCGGGTGGCGCTGCTGGTGGGTGGCACGCTGTTGTACCTGCGTGCTCTGCTGGATGGTTTCGACGAGATCCCCGAGGTACCGGATGCGGTGCGCGAACGGGTGCGGGCGCGCCTGGACGTGGAGGGTGGCCTGGCCTTGCATCGCGAACTCGTCAAGGTGGATCCCGAGGCGGCGGCGCGTATTCACCCGAACGACCCGCAGCGCATCCTGCGGGCACTGGAGGTCTTTGAGGCGACCGGGCGGCCGTTGTCCAGCTTCCAGCAGGGTGCGGCGGCCCGCGTGCCGGATGGCTGGGTATCGCTGGCCCTGTGGCCGGAGGATCGCGACGTCCTGCGCGACCGGATCGCCCGTCGCTTCGACGCGATGCTGGAGGCCGGGTTTGTCGACGAACTGATGGCCCTGCAGCAGCGCCCCGGGCTGACGGCGGAGCATCCCTCCCAGCGCGCGGTGGGCTACCGTCAGGGCTGGCAGTGGCTGGCGGGAGAGCTCGACTTTGCGCAGTTCCGCGAGCGGGCGATCGCTGCGACGCGGCAACTGGCCAAGCGCCAGCTGACGGGCTTGCGGCGATTCCCGCTGCATGCGCGATTGAACGCGGCCACGATCGATCGGTCGGAAGTGTTGAACGTGATTCGCCGCGCAGACTTCCAGTAG
- the hfq gene encoding RNA chaperone Hfq has protein sequence MAKGQMLQEPFLNALRRDRVPVSIYLVNGIKLQGQIESFDQFVVLLRSTVSQMVYKHAISTIVPSRQVRMNTEGEEVTTAEAEA, from the coding sequence ATGGCCAAAGGGCAAATGCTGCAGGAACCCTTCCTGAACGCGCTGCGTCGGGACCGTGTGCCGGTCTCGATCTATCTGGTCAACGGCATCAAGCTGCAGGGGCAGATCGAGTCCTTCGATCAGTTCGTGGTGCTGCTGCGCAGTACCGTTTCGCAGATGGTGTACAAGCATGCGATCTCGACCATCGTCCCGTCCCGCCAGGTGCGCATGAATACCGAGGGCGAAGAGGTCACCACCGCTGAGGCGGAGGCTTGA
- the hflX gene encoding ribosome rescue GTPase HflX: MFERPDSAGDRAVLVALAIGENPDIEAQVQEFDELVRSAGADVLELVRGSRDRPHPRLFVGAGKADEIRAAVEAHGADVVIFNHALSPSQERNLERQLQCRVLDRAGLILDIFAQRARSHEGKLQVELAQLRHMATRLVRGWTHLERQKGGIGLRGPGETQLETDRRLLAARIKHIERRLEKVERTREQGRQARLRNEIPTVSLVGYTNAGKSTLFNRLTHSDVYEADQLFATLDPTLRRLDLAPHQSLILADTVGFVRDLPHELVAAFKATLTETREAALLLHVIDAADPEREARIRQVDAVLEEIGAQDVPCWRVYNKIDRLESAPDAAEARFGSGDDVFWVSAYTGEGIATLEERLAETFTESMMRGWVELPASAGRLRAQLYEEKAVEAEQTTADGQIQLRLSLPQRRFQQLVRDAGLNPEQLEVVFDAPSSAAVGQ; this comes from the coding sequence TTGTTTGAGCGTCCCGACAGCGCCGGCGATCGCGCCGTGCTGGTGGCACTGGCCATCGGCGAAAACCCCGATATCGAGGCCCAGGTCCAGGAGTTCGACGAACTGGTCCGCTCCGCCGGCGCGGATGTCCTGGAACTCGTCCGTGGTTCACGCGACCGCCCGCATCCCCGCTTGTTCGTAGGCGCCGGCAAGGCCGACGAGATTCGTGCCGCGGTCGAGGCCCATGGCGCCGATGTGGTGATCTTCAACCACGCCCTCTCGCCCAGTCAGGAACGTAACCTCGAACGTCAGCTGCAGTGCCGTGTGCTGGACCGTGCGGGGCTGATCCTCGACATCTTCGCCCAGCGCGCGCGTTCGCACGAAGGCAAGCTGCAGGTCGAGCTGGCCCAGTTGCGGCACATGGCCACGCGGCTGGTGCGCGGCTGGACTCACCTGGAACGGCAGAAGGGCGGGATTGGTCTGCGCGGCCCGGGGGAAACCCAGCTCGAAACCGACCGCCGCTTGCTGGCGGCGCGCATCAAGCACATCGAACGGCGTCTGGAGAAGGTCGAGCGCACCCGCGAGCAGGGGCGTCAGGCGCGCCTGCGCAACGAGATCCCGACCGTGTCCCTGGTGGGCTATACCAACGCCGGCAAGTCCACGCTGTTTAACCGCCTGACGCACTCGGATGTGTACGAGGCGGATCAGCTGTTCGCGACCCTGGACCCGACCCTGCGGCGGCTGGACCTGGCCCCGCACCAGTCGCTGATCCTGGCGGACACGGTCGGGTTCGTGCGCGACCTGCCGCACGAACTGGTGGCGGCCTTTAAAGCGACCCTGACCGAGACCCGCGAGGCCGCGCTGCTGCTGCACGTGATCGACGCCGCCGATCCCGAACGCGAGGCGCGCATCCGCCAGGTCGATGCGGTGCTGGAGGAGATCGGCGCGCAGGATGTCCCCTGCTGGCGGGTCTACAACAAGATCGACCGACTGGAGTCGGCCCCGGATGCCGCCGAGGCCCGCTTCGGCTCCGGCGATGACGTCTTCTGGGTGTCCGCGTATACGGGCGAGGGGATCGCCACGCTGGAAGAGCGCCTGGCCGAGACCTTTACCGAGTCGATGATGCGGGGCTGGGTGGAACTGCCGGCCAGTGCCGGCCGTTTGCGCGCCCAGCTGTACGAGGAGAAGGCCGTGGAGGCGGAGCAGACCACCGCGGACGGTCAGATCCAGCTGCGCTTGAGTCTGCCGCAACGGCGCTTCCAGCAACTGGTGCGCGATGCCGGTCTGAATCCGGAGCAGCTCGAGGTCGTATTCGACGCGCCCTCATCGGCCGCGGTGGGACAGTAG
- a CDS encoding LysM peptidoglycan-binding domain-containing protein: protein MMIRPRSRLPLGIILGLATLLASACSLHDSERALDTSQVDKPVVEGPTQADVQAAMERQALEAADQAAETDDLWERTRLGFGFEDDLHHERVEQYIEHYRANPRIIQLSTERAEPFAYFILSEIEQRDMPTELLLLPIVESGFAAEATSSGRAAGIWQFIPATGDHFDLTRDHWYDGRRDVYQSTLAALDYLEALYQRFDDWYLALAAYNFGQGNVTRAMERNAARGEPTDYWSLELSAEATAYVPRLLALRELFLKPDEHGTQITPIANEPALERIEPGRQADLALIAEMIGLEADDLKRLNPGYQRHATHPAHAQHLFIPHDAAETLEVALAEHGDDPLIRFREYTVASGDNLGSIAQRAGTRVAVLREMNGLNGDNIRAGQTLKLPVTGQEDAEIQVAAAAEAGELDTYEIQEGDSLWTISERTGMTISELRAANELERDAILRPGDTLQVAQANGGSASDNGRSVAYEVQPGDSLSSIARQFQVSVSDLRRWNSLNGDGIRAGETLTLYVAEADEEAIARARDA from the coding sequence ATGATGATCCGACCCCGCTCCCGACTGCCGCTTGGCATTATCCTGGGCCTGGCGACCCTGCTGGCCTCTGCCTGTAGCCTACACGACTCCGAACGCGCACTGGATACCTCCCAGGTCGACAAGCCCGTGGTGGAGGGTCCGACCCAGGCCGACGTCCAGGCCGCCATGGAGCGGCAGGCCCTCGAGGCCGCCGACCAGGCCGCGGAGACCGACGACCTGTGGGAGCGCACCCGCTTGGGCTTCGGCTTTGAAGATGACCTGCACCACGAGCGCGTGGAGCAGTACATCGAGCACTACCGCGCCAACCCGCGCATCATCCAGCTCTCGACCGAGCGCGCCGAGCCGTTTGCGTACTTCATCCTCTCGGAGATCGAACAGCGCGACATGCCAACCGAGCTGCTGCTGCTGCCGATCGTGGAGAGTGGCTTTGCCGCCGAGGCGACCTCCAGCGGTCGTGCAGCCGGCATCTGGCAGTTCATCCCGGCGACTGGCGACCATTTCGACCTGACGCGCGACCACTGGTACGACGGGCGCCGCGATGTCTATCAGTCCACCCTCGCCGCGCTGGACTACCTGGAGGCGCTGTATCAGCGCTTCGATGACTGGTACCTGGCCCTGGCCGCCTACAACTTCGGCCAGGGCAACGTGACGCGGGCAATGGAACGCAACGCCGCGCGCGGGGAGCCGACCGACTACTGGAGCCTCGAACTCTCGGCCGAGGCGACCGCCTACGTGCCCCGTCTCCTGGCCCTGCGCGAGCTGTTTCTGAAGCCCGACGAACACGGGACACAGATCACCCCGATCGCCAACGAACCGGCGCTGGAGCGGATCGAGCCCGGTCGCCAGGCCGATCTCGCCCTGATCGCCGAGATGATCGGGCTCGAGGCGGATGACCTGAAGCGCCTGAACCCGGGGTATCAGCGCCACGCCACCCATCCGGCTCATGCCCAGCACCTGTTCATTCCGCACGATGCGGCCGAGACCCTGGAAGTCGCCCTGGCCGAACACGGCGACGACCCGCTGATCCGCTTCCGCGAATACACCGTGGCCAGTGGTGACAACCTCGGTTCCATCGCCCAGCGCGCCGGTACCCGCGTGGCCGTGCTGCGCGAAATGAATGGTCTCAACGGCGACAACATCCGCGCCGGACAGACGCTGAAACTGCCGGTAACCGGACAGGAAGACGCCGAGATCCAGGTCGCGGCCGCTGCCGAGGCGGGCGAGCTCGACACCTACGAGATCCAGGAAGGCGACAGCCTGTGGACCATCAGCGAACGTACGGGCATGACCATCAGCGAACTGCGCGCGGCGAACGAGCTGGAGCGCGACGCCATCCTGCGTCCGGGCGACACGTTGCAGGTCGCCCAAGCCAATGGGGGGAGCGCGTCGGATAACGGCCGCAGCGTGGCCTACGAAGTCCAGCCTGGGGATTCCCTGTCCAGCATTGCCCGTCAGTTCCAGGTCTCGGTAAGCGACCTGCGCCGCTGGAACTCGCTCAATGGCGACGGCATCCGCGCGGGGGAGACCCTGACGCTCTACGTGGCCGAGGCCGACGAAGAGGCCATTGCGCGAGCCCGCGACGCCTGA
- the rnhA gene encoding ribonuclease HI, with translation MADERVYIYTDGACRGNPGPGGWGAILRYQGTERELYGAEAETTNNRMEMTAAIRALETLKRPCKVELVTDSKYVKQGVTDWLPGWKRRNWKSASGSPVKNRDLWEALDAQAARHDIEWYWVRGHSGHPENERADQLANAGIDALLAGEPTEN, from the coding sequence ATGGCTGACGAACGCGTGTACATCTATACCGACGGCGCCTGTCGCGGTAACCCGGGCCCTGGTGGCTGGGGCGCAATCCTGCGTTACCAGGGCACTGAGCGGGAGTTGTACGGGGCAGAGGCCGAGACCACCAATAACCGCATGGAGATGACCGCCGCAATCCGCGCCCTGGAGACGCTCAAGCGCCCCTGCAAAGTGGAACTGGTCACGGATTCGAAATACGTCAAGCAGGGGGTGACCGACTGGCTGCCCGGCTGGAAACGGCGTAACTGGAAATCCGCCAGCGGCTCCCCGGTGAAGAACCGCGACCTGTGGGAGGCCCTGGACGCCCAGGCCGCGCGTCACGACATCGAGTGGTACTGGGTGCGTGGGCACAGCGGTCACCCGGAGAACGAGCGCGCCGACCAGCTGGCCAATGCGGGGATCGACGCCCTGCTGGCGGGCGAGCCGACGGAGAACTGA
- the dnaQ gene encoding DNA polymerase III subunit epsilon — translation MRQIVLDTETTGLEPAEGHRIIEIGCLELDNRRPTGRKLHEYLQPDREIDAGAIEVHGITNDFLADKPRFADVVGQFIEFVRGAELIIHNAPFDVGFINHELRLLGAAAPVTELAEACTVLDSLVMARRMHPGTRNSLDALCKRYEIDASGRTLHGALLDAELLADVYLAMTGGQVALGLDAEGEGGAEAGAPVRAQRSGKPLPVIEPNADEQAAHETLLRTLDEAAGGACRWRATTS, via the coding sequence ATGCGACAGATCGTGCTGGATACCGAGACCACCGGCCTGGAGCCGGCCGAGGGGCACCGCATCATCGAGATCGGTTGCCTGGAGCTGGATAACCGCCGGCCGACCGGACGCAAGCTGCACGAGTACCTGCAGCCGGATCGCGAGATCGATGCCGGCGCGATCGAGGTCCATGGAATTACCAACGATTTCCTCGCGGACAAGCCGCGTTTCGCCGATGTGGTCGGCCAATTCATCGAGTTCGTGCGCGGCGCCGAGCTGATCATCCACAATGCCCCGTTCGATGTCGGCTTCATCAATCATGAGTTGCGTCTGCTGGGTGCCGCCGCGCCGGTGACGGAGCTGGCGGAGGCCTGCACCGTGCTGGATTCGCTGGTGATGGCGCGGCGCATGCACCCGGGGACACGCAATTCGCTGGACGCGCTGTGCAAGCGCTACGAGATCGATGCCTCCGGGCGCACGCTGCACGGCGCGCTGCTCGATGCCGAGCTGCTGGCGGATGTCTATCTGGCGATGACCGGTGGTCAGGTTGCCCTGGGCCTGGACGCCGAGGGCGAGGGCGGTGCCGAGGCCGGTGCCCCGGTGCGCGCGCAGCGCTCCGGCAAGCCCCTGCCGGTGATCGAACCGAATGCCGACGAACAGGCCGCGCACGAGACCCTGTTGCGCACGCTGGACGAGGCCGCGGGCGGGGCCTGCCGCTGGCGCGCGACGACGTCCTGA
- a CDS encoding SLC13 family permease, producing the protein MDEVAFTLEMGIVFGLLGLTILLFVTEIIRIDLAALSVLFLLGMVALVPGVAPIVEGDELFSGFASNAVIAIIAVMIIGAGLDRSGVMNRLADLILRFGGQTERRVMATTSGAVGVITSFMQNIGAAALFMPVINRIGAAARIPRSRLLMPMGFAAIVGGTLTLVASSPLILLNDLMPGHLDDFGLFDVTPIGLALLATLILYFAILGHWVLPARDPQAEDPEESRVQTTSAWFRDVYGMDFGVREARLGENSSLAGMRVGDFEAAFGVHVVGVTTGDETRIEPNREIELERGAHLAILGPVTTIEKTCDSTGTILKDELDVFARAMSARYGGIAEVIIPPGSDLIGQTVRDKGMRRTYGISVLRIQRGDDRIVDEVPETPLKAGDTLVVHTPWENLQALEDDRDFVVVTSRYPRRRREEPATHRPLAALGSLALGLGLVLFTDLPLALALLGGALGMILTGVIAMDEAYRGISWKTVFLLASLIPLGLAVENSGAGEWIAANGMAQLEGMPVWVLQVAVFLLTTFFTLVMSNVGATVLLVPLAVSFATVAQGVGIDADPRVFALIVAIAASNSFLLPTHQVNALIMDPGGYRVADYLRAGALMTLLFMVVSLVVINLVF; encoded by the coding sequence ATGGACGAGGTCGCCTTCACCCTGGAGATGGGGATCGTGTTCGGCCTGCTGGGCCTGACGATCCTGCTGTTCGTCACCGAGATCATCCGGATCGACCTGGCGGCGCTGAGCGTGCTGTTCCTGCTCGGCATGGTGGCGCTGGTACCGGGCGTGGCCCCGATCGTCGAGGGCGACGAACTGTTCTCGGGCTTTGCCTCGAACGCGGTGATCGCGATCATCGCGGTGATGATCATCGGCGCGGGCCTCGACCGTTCCGGCGTCATGAACCGCCTGGCGGACCTGATCCTGCGCTTTGGCGGTCAGACCGAACGCCGGGTGATGGCCACAACCTCCGGCGCGGTGGGGGTGATCACCAGCTTCATGCAGAACATCGGGGCCGCCGCCCTGTTCATGCCCGTGATTAACCGCATCGGCGCGGCCGCGCGCATCCCGCGCTCGCGGCTGCTGATGCCCATGGGCTTTGCCGCGATCGTCGGCGGCACCCTGACGCTGGTCGCCTCCAGCCCGCTGATCCTGCTCAATGACCTGATGCCCGGGCATCTGGACGACTTCGGGCTGTTCGACGTGACCCCGATCGGGCTGGCGCTGCTGGCCACCCTGATCCTCTACTTCGCGATTCTCGGGCACTGGGTCCTGCCGGCCCGCGATCCGCAGGCCGAGGACCCGGAGGAGAGCCGGGTGCAGACCACCTCGGCCTGGTTCCGTGATGTCTACGGTATGGATTTCGGCGTGCGCGAGGCGCGCCTGGGCGAGAACAGCTCGCTGGCCGGTATGCGGGTGGGGGATTTCGAGGCGGCCTTCGGGGTGCATGTGGTGGGGGTGACCACGGGTGACGAGACGCGCATCGAACCGAACCGCGAGATCGAACTGGAACGCGGCGCGCATCTGGCGATCCTCGGTCCGGTCACCACCATCGAGAAGACCTGCGACAGCACCGGCACGATCCTCAAGGACGAACTGGACGTGTTCGCGCGTGCGATGTCGGCCCGTTACGGCGGGATTGCCGAGGTGATCATCCCACCCGGCTCCGACCTGATCGGCCAGACCGTGCGCGACAAGGGCATGCGCCGTACCTACGGGATCTCGGTGCTGCGTATCCAGCGCGGGGACGACCGCATCGTCGACGAGGTCCCGGAGACCCCACTCAAGGCCGGCGACACCCTGGTCGTGCACACCCCATGGGAGAACCTGCAGGCGCTGGAGGACGACCGCGACTTCGTGGTGGTCACCAGCCGCTACCCGCGCCGCCGGCGCGAGGAGCCCGCGACTCACCGGCCACTGGCGGCCCTCGGCTCGCTGGCGCTGGGCCTGGGGCTGGTGCTGTTCACCGATCTGCCACTGGCGCTGGCCTTGCTGGGGGGCGCGCTGGGGATGATCTTGACCGGCGTGATCGCGATGGACGAGGCTTACCGGGGCATCAGCTGGAAGACGGTGTTTCTGCTGGCCTCGCTGATCCCGCTGGGGCTCGCGGTGGAGAACTCCGGGGCCGGCGAGTGGATCGCGGCCAACGGCATGGCGCAGCTGGAGGGGATGCCGGTCTGGGTCCTGCAGGTCGCGGTGTTCCTGCTGACCACCTTCTTCACACTGGTGATGTCGAACGTGGGGGCCACCGTGCTGCTGGTGCCACTGGCCGTCAGCTTCGCGACCGTCGCCCAGGGCGTGGGCATCGACGCCGACCCGCGGGTATTCGCCCTGATCGTCGCGATTGCCGCGTCCAACTCGTTCCTGCTACCCACCCACCAGGTGAATGCCCTGATCATGGACCCGGGCGGCTACCGCGTAGCCGACTACCTGCGCGCCGGCGCGCTGATGACCCTGCTGTTCATGGTCGTCTCGCTGGTGGTGATCAATCTGGTCTTCTGA
- a CDS encoding proline--tRNA ligase encodes MRVSQFPLNTLKETPADAEIISHQLMLRAGYVRRLAAGLYTWLPLGLRVLRRVENIVREEMNRAGALEVLMPAVQPAELWQESGRWDFYGAELLRLKDRHERDFCFGPTHEEVITDLVRREIRSYRQLPVNYYQIQTKFRDERRPRFGVMRAREFLMKDAYSFHLDAESLGQTYQQMHDAYCRIFERCGLDFRAVEADTGAIGGNASHEFHVLASSGEDAIAFSPGGYAANVELAMCPQPAQAPPPSGAMEKIATPGVHTIEDLANSLGIPAAQTVKTLVVAASDAIDADLVALVLRGDHELNAVKAEKHPWVADPLRMAEAAEIRTAFGAEPGSLGPVDSPIPVLADQAVLGMADMVVGANEDGHHLKHVNWERDLPQPESADLRNITEGEPAPDGSGPIEIRRGIEVGHIFQLGDKYSQALGARVLDEDGREQVVTMGCYGIGVSRVVAAAIEQNSDERGICWPTAIAPFDIALCPIGAKKSQRVREAAERLHDELEAAGFQVLLDDREQRPGVMFADMELIGIPHRLVIGERGLDAGELEYQARTSSEAEHLPMDGLLDALRERLLG; translated from the coding sequence ATGCGCGTCTCGCAATTCCCGCTGAACACCCTGAAAGAAACCCCGGCCGACGCCGAGATCATCTCCCACCAGCTGATGCTGCGCGCCGGCTATGTCCGGCGCCTGGCCGCCGGGCTGTACACCTGGCTGCCGCTGGGGCTGCGTGTGCTGCGCCGGGTGGAAAACATCGTTCGCGAAGAGATGAACCGTGCCGGAGCGCTGGAGGTGCTGATGCCGGCAGTGCAGCCGGCCGAGTTGTGGCAGGAGTCCGGTCGCTGGGACTTCTACGGGGCCGAGCTGCTGCGCCTGAAGGATCGCCACGAACGCGACTTCTGCTTCGGCCCGACCCACGAGGAGGTCATCACGGATCTCGTGCGCCGCGAGATCCGTAGCTACCGCCAACTGCCGGTCAACTACTACCAGATCCAGACCAAATTCCGGGACGAGCGCCGCCCGCGCTTCGGCGTGATGCGCGCCCGCGAGTTCCTGATGAAGGATGCCTACTCCTTCCACCTGGATGCCGAGTCGCTGGGGCAGACCTACCAGCAAATGCACGACGCCTACTGCCGCATCTTCGAGCGCTGCGGCCTGGACTTCCGCGCGGTAGAGGCCGACACCGGCGCGATCGGTGGCAACGCCTCGCACGAGTTCCACGTGCTCGCCAGCTCCGGCGAGGACGCGATCGCCTTCTCGCCGGGCGGCTATGCCGCCAACGTCGAGCTGGCCATGTGTCCGCAGCCGGCCCAGGCCCCGCCCCCCAGCGGTGCCATGGAAAAAATTGCCACCCCCGGGGTGCATACCATCGAGGATCTGGCGAACTCCCTCGGCATCCCAGCCGCACAGACCGTCAAGACCCTGGTCGTGGCCGCCTCCGACGCGATCGATGCCGATCTGGTCGCGCTGGTCCTGCGCGGGGACCACGAACTCAATGCGGTGAAGGCCGAGAAGCACCCATGGGTAGCCGACCCCCTGCGCATGGCCGAGGCGGCCGAGATCCGTACCGCCTTCGGCGCCGAGCCCGGCTCGCTGGGGCCGGTGGACAGCCCGATCCCCGTGCTGGCCGATCAGGCCGTGCTGGGCATGGCGGACATGGTGGTCGGGGCCAACGAGGACGGCCACCACCTGAAGCACGTGAACTGGGAACGCGACCTGCCGCAGCCGGAGAGCGCCGACCTGCGCAACATCACCGAGGGCGAACCGGCCCCGGACGGCTCCGGCCCGATCGAGATCCGCCGCGGTATCGAGGTCGGCCACATCTTCCAGCTCGGCGACAAGTATTCGCAGGCCCTGGGCGCCCGCGTGCTGGACGAGGACGGCCGCGAACAGGTGGTAACGATGGGCTGCTACGGCATTGGCGTCTCGCGCGTGGTCGCGGCCGCAATCGAGCAGAACTCCGACGAGCGCGGCATCTGCTGGCCCACGGCGATCGCCCCCTTCGACATCGCCCTGTGCCCGATCGGCGCAAAGAAGTCTCAGCGCGTGCGCGAGGCCGCGGAGAGACTGCACGACGAGCTGGAGGCCGCCGGCTTCCAGGTCCTGCTGGATGATCGCGAACAGCGCCCCGGCGTGATGTTCGCCGACATGGAGCTGATCGGCATCCCGCACCGCCTGGTCATCGGCGAACGCGGCCTCGACGCCGGCGAACTCGAATACCAGGCGCGCACCTCCAGCGAAGCCGAACACCTCCCGATGGACGGCCTGCTCGACGCCCTGCGCGAGCGCTTGCTCGGCTGA